One window of the Haloarcula halobia genome contains the following:
- a CDS encoding DUF7344 domain-containing protein produces MVNGDNTNGTQRLRLTETERHELLADELRRETISVLGRAAPPLTLQDLAHTIWVTADGQMQRQGPENLKIALHHNHLPKLADYGVVTYDAAEKTVVETQVGDAFDL; encoded by the coding sequence ATGGTCAACGGCGACAATACAAACGGCACCCAACGACTGAGACTCACGGAGACCGAGCGCCACGAACTGCTCGCCGACGAACTGCGGCGCGAGACGATTTCGGTACTTGGCCGGGCAGCGCCACCACTGACACTACAGGACCTCGCACACACCATCTGGGTGACGGCAGACGGACAGATGCAGCGCCAGGGCCCCGAGAACCTGAAGATCGCCCTCCACCACAACCACCTCCCCAAACTGGCAGACTACGGGGTCGTCACCTACGACGCCGCCGAGAAGACCGTCGTCGAGACCCAGGTCGGCGACGCCTTCGACCTCTAG
- the gghA gene encoding glucosylglycerol hydrolase — protein sequence MTSADCTLLDAETAALADRQREVLDAHDDRFEAAKEVTTRLGAHWRDGHAEFGFWTPQLVDEVPADEVRLELLTAEDDVDLTADEQTVTFDRQFVETRREGEFTWAAVEGPRPGTREQLGTLYRLGYEVDGERESITDPFADSVPFGAYGPPELYDMDRLDEERADREYFQNLAEDGVEPHSSEDDGLPRFEPATSMLESHPGTATESGTLAGLKRQFDAIGEKLADDDADLTPAERNFVGYDAVQLMPVAPITQNEDELGYWLPSGSRGDKLRVDVRRPDMLNWGYDIVISGFGTVNPAILESRRPDELVDLIATLHTLPDPIKVVFDIALGHADNGALPLLNEEWFAGPGMYGQELDYTQPVVRAGLLELQRRKMDFGADGIRVDGAQDFTNWDPAAEEEWHDDEYLAEMDRVTQKVAGVEYRPWMIYEDGRPWPRSDWELASTYRTLIEQHPHAYQWGPVTFAHNTPALQTFWATKWWRVREVADMGENWISGVANHDTIRRGTQLEPDPPFSQPQINRYLGDTRNEQLRKAYNNPASSMLFHGFMPGCPMDFTHANMRAPWGFVRDTDAVWNLKVLSEEENFPEWQVRPQDFADDEHFHRLKAWGFESREELREFLGLLADVVSMTDYDKAEMVALLNAAGTPVGDEFTVDELEQLGRDWMRDMGEFFNLAHWHAQQDDERTAFDLAVREFRHDHEWVTTDLTGDDELDYVYPTDGTVLYYGFRRAPDESEEILFVATMEGVAEDVVPTDLVDVDDAGWEVALSSPDLDVADAGDPVELADSQAALFVRSLD from the coding sequence ATGACGAGTGCCGACTGCACGCTCCTCGACGCCGAGACGGCTGCCCTCGCCGACCGGCAGCGCGAGGTGCTCGACGCCCACGACGACCGCTTCGAGGCGGCCAAGGAGGTAACGACCCGGCTCGGAGCCCACTGGAGAGACGGCCACGCCGAGTTCGGGTTCTGGACCCCGCAACTCGTCGACGAGGTACCGGCCGACGAGGTCCGGCTCGAACTCCTCACTGCCGAGGACGACGTCGACCTGACTGCCGACGAGCAGACGGTCACGTTCGACCGGCAGTTCGTCGAGACCCGCCGCGAGGGCGAGTTCACGTGGGCGGCCGTCGAGGGACCTCGACCGGGGACACGCGAGCAACTCGGGACGCTCTATCGGCTCGGCTACGAGGTCGACGGCGAACGCGAGTCGATCACGGACCCCTTCGCAGACTCGGTGCCCTTCGGGGCCTACGGGCCGCCCGAGCTGTACGACATGGACCGCCTGGACGAGGAGCGCGCCGACCGCGAGTACTTCCAGAACCTCGCGGAGGACGGCGTCGAGCCCCACTCGTCCGAGGACGACGGCCTCCCGCGGTTCGAACCGGCCACGAGCATGCTGGAGAGTCACCCCGGGACGGCCACCGAATCCGGGACGCTCGCCGGACTGAAACGGCAGTTCGACGCCATCGGCGAGAAACTGGCCGACGACGACGCCGACCTGACCCCCGCGGAGCGGAACTTCGTCGGCTACGACGCCGTCCAGCTGATGCCCGTCGCGCCCATCACGCAGAACGAGGACGAGCTGGGCTACTGGCTGCCCAGCGGTTCGCGGGGGGACAAGCTGCGCGTCGACGTCCGGCGACCGGACATGCTCAACTGGGGGTACGACATCGTCATCTCCGGGTTCGGCACGGTCAACCCGGCGATTCTGGAGAGCCGCCGCCCCGACGAACTGGTCGACCTCATCGCGACGCTGCACACCCTGCCAGACCCAATCAAGGTCGTCTTCGACATCGCGCTGGGCCACGCCGACAACGGCGCGCTCCCCCTGCTCAACGAGGAGTGGTTCGCCGGGCCCGGTATGTACGGCCAGGAACTGGACTACACACAGCCGGTCGTCCGTGCCGGGCTGCTCGAACTCCAGCGGCGGAAGATGGATTTCGGTGCGGACGGCATCCGCGTCGACGGTGCCCAGGACTTCACCAACTGGGACCCCGCGGCCGAGGAGGAGTGGCACGACGACGAGTACCTCGCCGAGATGGACCGGGTGACCCAGAAGGTCGCCGGCGTCGAGTACCGGCCCTGGATGATCTACGAGGACGGCCGGCCGTGGCCCCGGTCGGACTGGGAACTGGCCTCGACCTACCGGACGCTCATCGAGCAACACCCCCACGCCTACCAGTGGGGACCGGTCACCTTCGCCCACAACACGCCCGCACTCCAGACGTTCTGGGCGACGAAGTGGTGGCGCGTGCGGGAGGTCGCCGACATGGGCGAGAACTGGATCTCGGGCGTCGCCAACCACGACACCATCCGCCGGGGGACCCAGCTCGAACCCGACCCGCCGTTCAGTCAGCCCCAGATCAACCGTTACCTGGGGGACACCCGCAACGAACAGCTCCGGAAGGCGTACAACAACCCCGCCTCCTCGATGCTGTTCCACGGCTTCATGCCCGGGTGTCCGATGGACTTCACGCACGCGAACATGCGCGCGCCGTGGGGCTTCGTCCGTGATACGGACGCCGTCTGGAACCTCAAGGTGCTCTCCGAGGAGGAGAACTTCCCCGAGTGGCAGGTCCGCCCGCAGGACTTCGCGGACGACGAGCACTTCCATCGGCTGAAAGCGTGGGGCTTCGAGTCCCGCGAGGAGTTGCGCGAGTTCCTCGGCCTGCTGGCCGACGTGGTCAGCATGACCGACTACGACAAGGCCGAGATGGTCGCCCTGCTGAACGCCGCGGGCACGCCCGTCGGCGACGAGTTCACCGTCGACGAACTCGAGCAGCTGGGCCGCGACTGGATGCGGGACATGGGCGAGTTCTTCAACCTCGCCCACTGGCACGCCCAGCAGGACGACGAACGGACCGCCTTCGACCTCGCCGTGCGCGAGTTCCGCCACGACCACGAGTGGGTGACCACCGACCTCACGGGCGACGATGAACTCGACTACGTCTACCCGACCGACGGGACGGTGCTGTACTACGGCTTCCGTCGCGCGCCCGACGAGAGCGAGGAGATCCTCTTCGTCGCGACGATGGAGGGCGTCGCCGAGGACGTCGTTCCGACGGACCTGGTCGACGTCGACGACGCGGGCTGGGAGGTCGCGCTGTCGTCCCCGGACCTCGACGTCGCCGACGCCGGCGACCCGGTGGAACTGGCAGACAGCCAGGCCGCGTTGTTCGTCCGCTCGCTGGACTGA
- the malQ gene encoding 4-alpha-glucanotransferase, which yields MTFDRSSGVFLHLTALPGPDGVGTLGAPAHDFVDALAAADQSLWQFCPLGPTAGGFGNSPYQTYSAFAGNPLLVDLEALRAAGWLTDADLAERPDFDEHWVEYDRVNAFKTDRLRRAFERFRTTATDEDRAALEAFAADNAAWLDDYALFRAIKTVFDDEGWRSWPKGVRERDPEELSRYRADPAEEIRFRKFCQFCFDRQWQSLHERASERGVTLVGDMPIYMGLDSADVWANPDLFDLDEANEPAAVAGMPTNPDGHGEGQRWGNPLYDWDAMRADGYAWWIRRFESLLDRVDVVRVDHFKGYEQYWAIPADATSPADGEWRDGPGEALFEAVESALGDLPLVVEDLGGVTEALRAFRKRLGLPGTKVAVYADWCAEDHEYLPHRYPEDAVAYTSTHDTTTVVGWYEDVASDRQRGCLQFALDTDGTAIHWDVIEAVWASESVFAVAPMQDLLGLGGETRFNTPGTAEGNWTWRVTGEALDDTDVQGRLAELTECHGRA from the coding sequence ATGACGTTCGACCGTTCGAGCGGCGTCTTCCTCCATCTCACGGCACTGCCTGGTCCGGACGGCGTCGGGACGCTGGGCGCTCCGGCCCACGACTTCGTCGACGCGCTCGCGGCCGCCGACCAGTCGCTCTGGCAGTTCTGCCCGCTCGGCCCGACCGCCGGCGGGTTCGGCAACTCGCCGTACCAGACCTACTCGGCGTTCGCCGGCAACCCGCTGCTGGTCGACCTCGAGGCGCTCCGGGCGGCCGGCTGGCTGACCGACGCCGACCTCGCGGAGCGTCCCGACTTCGACGAGCACTGGGTGGAGTACGACCGGGTGAACGCGTTCAAGACTGACCGCCTGCGACGGGCGTTCGAGCGGTTCCGGACGACGGCGACGGACGAAGACCGGGCAGCCCTCGAGGCGTTCGCGGCGGACAACGCGGCCTGGCTCGACGACTACGCACTCTTCCGGGCGATAAAGACGGTGTTCGACGACGAGGGCTGGCGGAGCTGGCCGAAGGGGGTCAGGGAGCGTGACCCCGAGGAACTGTCCCGGTACCGTGCCGACCCCGCCGAGGAGATCCGGTTCCGCAAGTTCTGTCAGTTCTGCTTCGACCGCCAGTGGCAGTCGCTCCACGAACGCGCCAGCGAGCGGGGCGTCACCCTCGTGGGCGATATGCCGATCTACATGGGTCTCGACAGCGCCGACGTCTGGGCGAATCCGGACCTGTTCGACCTGGACGAGGCCAACGAACCGGCCGCGGTCGCGGGGATGCCGACGAACCCCGACGGCCACGGCGAGGGCCAGCGGTGGGGGAACCCGCTGTACGACTGGGACGCGATGCGGGCCGACGGCTACGCCTGGTGGATTCGTCGGTTCGAGTCGCTGCTGGACCGGGTCGACGTCGTCCGCGTCGACCACTTCAAGGGGTACGAACAGTACTGGGCCATCCCGGCCGACGCCACGAGTCCGGCCGACGGCGAGTGGCGCGACGGACCGGGGGAGGCCCTGTTCGAGGCCGTCGAGTCCGCGCTGGGTGACCTCCCGCTCGTGGTCGAGGACCTCGGCGGGGTGACGGAAGCGCTGCGCGCGTTCCGGAAGCGCCTGGGGCTGCCAGGCACGAAAGTCGCCGTCTACGCCGACTGGTGTGCCGAGGACCACGAGTACCTGCCCCACCGCTACCCGGAGGACGCCGTCGCCTACACCTCGACCCACGACACGACCACCGTGGTGGGGTGGTACGAGGACGTCGCCTCCGACCGCCAGCGTGGCTGCCTCCAGTTTGCTCTCGACACCGACGGGACGGCGATACACTGGGACGTCATCGAGGCCGTCTGGGCCTCGGAGTCGGTGTTCGCCGTCGCGCCGATGCAGGACCTCCTGGGGCTGGGCGGCGAGACGCGTTTCAACACCCCGGGGACGGCCGAGGGCAACTGGACGTGGCGGGTTACCGGCGAGGCCCTGGACGACACCGACGTGCAGGGTCGCCTCGCCGAGCTGACAGAGTGCCACGGTCGGGCCTGA
- a CDS encoding alpha/beta fold hydrolase — protein MEYATNDGVRLAYERRGPTDAPTVAFVEGIGYGRWMWRWQRQALDEEYDTIVWDNRGTGDSDTPEGPYTMSQFAGDLEAVFEDAGVASAHVVGASMGGMVAQQYALEYDRVRSLTLLCTSPGGPDAVPTPEATRARMFEVPEHYDARESRRYKMAAAMRESFMADNEDLVERIVDWRIESDAGEQALAWQNAAVQGFDAHDRLEAVTVPVLVMHGTADRVVPVENGESLAEGLPDAEFVRFEGAPHLFFVEEADRVNERLREFLADG, from the coding sequence ATGGAGTACGCTACCAACGACGGCGTCCGCCTCGCCTACGAGCGGCGCGGCCCGACGGACGCACCGACCGTCGCGTTCGTCGAGGGCATCGGCTACGGCCGGTGGATGTGGCGCTGGCAGCGGCAGGCCCTGGACGAGGAGTACGACACCATCGTCTGGGACAACCGCGGGACGGGAGACTCCGACACGCCGGAGGGACCCTACACGATGTCGCAGTTCGCGGGCGACCTGGAGGCGGTCTTCGAGGACGCCGGCGTCGCGTCGGCCCACGTCGTCGGGGCGAGCATGGGCGGGATGGTCGCCCAGCAGTACGCGCTGGAGTACGACCGCGTCCGTTCGCTGACGCTGCTGTGTACGTCGCCGGGCGGCCCCGACGCGGTGCCGACTCCCGAGGCGACCAGAGCCCGGATGTTCGAGGTGCCCGAACACTACGACGCACGCGAGTCGCGTCGGTACAAGATGGCCGCAGCCATGCGCGAGTCGTTCATGGCCGACAACGAGGACCTCGTCGAGCGCATCGTCGACTGGCGCATCGAGTCGGACGCCGGCGAGCAGGCGCTTGCCTGGCAGAACGCCGCCGTCCAGGGCTTCGACGCCCACGACCGCCTCGAGGCGGTCACCGTCCCGGTACTGGTCATGCACGGCACGGCCGACCGTGTCGTCCCGGTCGAGAACGGCGAGTCGCTGGCCGAAGGCCTGCCGGACGCGGAGTTCGTCCGGTTCGAGGGCGCGCCGCACCTCTTTTTCGTCGAGGAGGCCGACCGCGTGAACGAACGCCTCCGGGAGTTCCTCGCCGATGGCTGA
- a CDS encoding AMP-binding protein, whose translation MAEFGLPQAWVGAWSEKRAALTPDRTGLVDATTGERFTYAELDRRANRTARLLRDRGVVEGDAVAVVSRNRPALVDLFFATGKTGCVLAPLSHRLAPPELGTLLARVDPDLLVVETPFRDPTSEALERTDVECPVVTVGHREAATSTDGPFSDAEAYADTLPPNDDPVETATVAPSDPHLLLHTGGSTGTPKETVLTHRGIVWNSVNTITAWGLRDDDVSPMVFPMFHTGGWNVVTVPIWHMGGTVVVAREFDPGRVLRVLEAEDGSVLVAVPAVLRAMTEHAAWSDTGLSTLRVVKSGGGPCRQAVMDAWWDRGVDLSQGYGLTECGPNNFAMPDGWPPEKADSVGRPAIHVDARVVDDGTPVDRGEVGELELRSPHAAAGYLDAPEETAATFGVDGWVATGDLARVDDDGYYHIEGRKKHMFVSGGENVYPSAVEDVIADHPDVDEVVVVAVSDDRWGQVGRAVVEGDPDLTVEELGDFLDGRLARFKHPRSLAFVETMPTSGPSKIDRDAVVERFGE comes from the coding sequence ATGGCTGAGTTCGGTCTCCCGCAGGCGTGGGTCGGCGCCTGGAGCGAGAAGCGCGCCGCACTCACGCCCGACCGGACCGGTCTCGTCGACGCGACGACCGGCGAGCGGTTCACCTACGCCGAACTCGACCGGCGCGCGAACCGGACGGCACGACTGCTCCGTGACCGCGGCGTCGTCGAGGGTGACGCCGTCGCCGTCGTCTCGCGGAACCGACCGGCACTGGTCGACCTGTTCTTCGCGACTGGCAAGACCGGGTGCGTGCTGGCGCCGCTCTCACACCGCCTGGCACCGCCGGAACTGGGGACCCTGCTGGCGCGCGTCGACCCCGACCTCCTCGTCGTCGAGACGCCGTTCCGCGACCCGACGAGCGAGGCGCTCGAGAGAACAGACGTCGAGTGTCCCGTGGTGACGGTCGGCCACCGCGAGGCGGCCACGTCGACCGACGGGCCGTTCTCGGACGCAGAGGCCTACGCCGACACGCTCCCCCCGAACGACGATCCGGTCGAGACGGCGACGGTCGCGCCGTCGGACCCCCACCTCCTGTTGCACACCGGCGGGTCGACGGGCACGCCCAAGGAGACGGTCCTCACCCACCGCGGCATCGTCTGGAACTCGGTCAACACCATCACCGCCTGGGGCCTGCGCGACGACGACGTGTCGCCGATGGTGTTCCCGATGTTCCACACCGGCGGGTGGAACGTCGTCACCGTCCCCATCTGGCACATGGGAGGGACCGTCGTCGTCGCCCGGGAGTTCGACCCGGGGCGGGTCCTCCGGGTCCTCGAAGCGGAGGACGGGTCGGTGCTCGTGGCCGTCCCTGCCGTCCTGCGGGCGATGACCGAGCACGCGGCCTGGTCGGACACCGGCCTCTCGACGCTGCGGGTCGTCAAGTCCGGTGGAGGACCGTGCCGACAGGCCGTCATGGACGCCTGGTGGGACCGCGGCGTCGACCTCTCGCAGGGATACGGCCTCACCGAGTGTGGACCGAACAACTTCGCGATGCCGGACGGGTGGCCCCCGGAGAAGGCCGACAGCGTGGGGCGACCGGCCATACACGTCGACGCGCGCGTCGTCGACGACGGCACACCCGTCGACCGCGGTGAGGTCGGCGAACTGGAGCTGCGGTCGCCCCACGCCGCCGCCGGCTATCTGGACGCCCCCGAGGAGACGGCGGCGACGTTCGGGGTCGACGGGTGGGTCGCCACGGGTGACCTCGCCCGCGTCGACGACGACGGCTACTACCACATCGAGGGGCGCAAGAAACACATGTTCGTCAGCGGCGGCGAAAACGTCTATCCGTCGGCGGTCGAGGACGTTATCGCCGACCACCCGGACGTCGACGAGGTAGTCGTCGTCGCGGTGTCCGACGACCGGTGGGGCCAGGTCGGGCGCGCCGTCGTCGAGGGCGACCCGGACCTGACCGTCGAGGAACTCGGGGACTTCCTCGATGGCCGTCTCGCCCGGTTCAAACACCCGCGCTCGCTGGCGTTCGTCGAGACGATGCCGACGTCCGGCCCCTCGAAGATAGACCGGGACGCCGTCGTCGAGCGGTTCGGCGAGTGA
- a CDS encoding ferritin-like domain-containing protein, with translation MADTRVVELLRKAYSDEIETVMNYQTNAIVLDGVRAEEIKESLKADVQEELAHAEQLGQRLKQLEAQPPGSMEFVARQESLQPPEQSTDVLSVIEGVLDAEEDAIATYHDLIDAAEDADDPVTEDLAVTLLADEEAHRTEFRGFRTEYANE, from the coding sequence ATGGCAGACACCCGAGTCGTCGAACTGCTTCGCAAGGCCTACTCCGACGAGATCGAGACCGTGATGAACTACCAGACGAACGCCATCGTCCTCGACGGCGTCCGAGCCGAGGAGATCAAAGAGAGCCTCAAGGCGGACGTCCAGGAGGAACTGGCCCACGCCGAACAGCTCGGCCAGCGGCTCAAGCAGCTCGAGGCCCAGCCGCCGGGGTCGATGGAGTTCGTCGCCCGACAGGAGTCACTCCAGCCACCGGAGCAATCCACGGACGTGCTTTCGGTCATCGAGGGTGTCCTCGACGCCGAGGAGGACGCAATCGCGACGTACCACGACCTCATCGACGCCGCCGAGGACGCCGACGACCCGGTCACGGAGGACCTCGCCGTCACCCTGCTTGCCGACGAGGAGGCCCACCGCACCGAGTTCCGCGGGTTCCGGACCGAGTACGCGAACGAGTAA
- the malA gene encoding alpha-amylase MalA, which produces MKHPGQPRFAAVGETIELAPRDPNPDATYRWQIHDAPAASDVTLGDDPVLSFTPDAAGTYTVVLSGPTGDHELTVRVFPAETSVGGLASGQSGISGVSGVSGQSGLSGQWSGGVSGSARGSGLGTDSDDQRGRPRIQLSGGVRGDDVVVEATVKTSPNSEATDETLDVEFVVDDRDPEPAGFETSDREARAPLENVEESFRVHAVAVGEQYSVPDAVRVHPDGEVELLNDPPEWGTEMSLYEVYVRGYKEGDEDQSVFEVIQDNLGEIQDNGVDTLWLTPVLQHDGFDHGYNITDFYSVADDLGTEAEFADLVDAAHDRGMKVLFDLVLNHSAREHPYFQKAQAGDPEYRDWYEWEADGSPGTYFDWEYIANFDYTNLEVRRHLLDAVDKWAEYVDGFRCDMAWAVPTPFWQEIRERVKADYPDFVLLDETIPYIADFHNLAFDIHFDTTLYFTLRQIGRGEADADDVLDALEQRAVTGFPDHAGFMLYIENHDETRYVEECGREALEAAAAAQFTLPGVPMLYAGQEIGERNRRGEIYWEHAQEDLREYYQDLTYTRNTIPALQYAGDYEEIAYQCDDDKVTAFAREDDDGNRYVVALNFGDSEATVSFPEEDVEAFDEVHDEDVSAADGDARVENVAVLYAGSE; this is translated from the coding sequence ATGAAGCATCCAGGGCAGCCCCGATTCGCGGCAGTCGGCGAGACGATAGAACTCGCGCCGAGGGACCCGAACCCCGACGCGACGTACCGATGGCAGATTCACGACGCACCGGCCGCGTCGGACGTCACACTCGGTGACGACCCCGTCCTCTCGTTCACGCCGGACGCCGCCGGGACCTACACGGTCGTACTCTCCGGACCGACCGGCGACCACGAACTCACCGTTCGCGTGTTCCCCGCGGAGACCTCCGTGGGCGGACTCGCGAGTGGTCAGAGCGGCATCAGTGGCGTCAGTGGCGTCAGCGGGCAGAGTGGACTCAGCGGGCAGTGGTCAGGCGGGGTAAGCGGGAGCGCCCGCGGCTCCGGACTGGGCACGGACAGCGACGACCAGCGCGGCCGACCCCGCATCCAGCTTTCCGGCGGCGTCCGCGGCGACGACGTCGTCGTGGAGGCGACGGTCAAGACCTCGCCCAACAGCGAGGCCACAGACGAGACGCTCGACGTCGAGTTCGTCGTCGACGACCGGGACCCCGAACCCGCTGGCTTCGAGACGAGCGACCGCGAGGCCCGCGCACCACTCGAGAACGTCGAGGAGTCGTTCCGCGTCCACGCCGTCGCCGTCGGCGAGCAGTACAGCGTCCCGGACGCCGTCCGCGTCCACCCCGACGGCGAGGTCGAACTGCTGAACGACCCGCCCGAGTGGGGCACGGAGATGAGCCTCTACGAGGTGTACGTCCGCGGCTACAAGGAGGGCGACGAGGACCAGTCCGTCTTCGAGGTCATCCAGGACAACCTCGGGGAGATCCAGGACAACGGCGTCGACACCCTGTGGCTCACGCCCGTCCTCCAGCACGACGGCTTCGACCACGGCTACAACATCACGGACTTCTATTCGGTCGCCGACGACCTCGGAACCGAGGCAGAGTTCGCCGATCTCGTCGACGCGGCCCACGACCGCGGGATGAAGGTCCTGTTCGACCTCGTGCTCAACCACTCCGCGCGCGAGCACCCGTACTTCCAGAAGGCCCAGGCCGGCGACCCCGAGTACCGCGACTGGTACGAGTGGGAAGCGGACGGTTCGCCCGGGACGTACTTCGACTGGGAGTACATCGCGAACTTCGACTACACGAACCTCGAAGTGCGTCGGCACCTGCTGGACGCCGTCGACAAGTGGGCCGAGTACGTCGACGGGTTCCGCTGTGACATGGCCTGGGCGGTCCCGACGCCGTTCTGGCAGGAGATCAGGGAGCGCGTCAAGGCGGACTACCCGGACTTCGTCTTGCTGGACGAGACCATCCCGTACATCGCGGACTTCCACAACCTCGCGTTCGACATCCACTTCGACACGACCCTGTACTTCACCCTGCGTCAGATCGGCCGGGGCGAGGCCGACGCCGACGACGTGCTGGACGCCCTGGAACAGCGGGCGGTCACGGGCTTCCCGGACCACGCCGGCTTCATGCTCTACATCGAGAACCACGACGAGACGCGCTACGTCGAGGAGTGCGGTCGCGAAGCCCTGGAGGCGGCCGCCGCCGCGCAGTTCACGCTGCCCGGCGTCCCGATGCTGTACGCCGGCCAGGAGATCGGCGAGCGCAACCGTCGCGGGGAGATCTACTGGGAGCACGCCCAGGAGGACCTCCGCGAGTACTACCAGGACCTCACGTACACGCGCAACACCATCCCCGCCCTCCAGTACGCGGGCGACTACGAGGAGATCGCCTACCAGTGTGACGACGACAAGGTCACCGCGTTCGCCCGCGAGGACGACGATGGGAACCGCTACGTCGTCGCCCTGAACTTCGGCGACAGCGAGGCCACCGTCTCCTTCCCCGAGGAGGACGTCGAGGCGTTCGACGAGGTCCACGACGAGGACGTCTCGGCCGCCGACGGCGACGCTCGCGTCGAGAACGTGGCCGTCCTCTACGCCGGGTCCGAGTGA